CATAGGCCATGACCCAGTTGTCGTTGCCGACGCGGGTCACGCCCGCATCCTGGGAAGTGCCGACGTTGAAGGAACAGAACTCGCGGATCGTGTTGCGATCACCGATCTCGAGCCGCGTCTCCTCGTCGTCGTATTTCTTGTCCTGCGGCTGGGCGCCGATGGAGCAGAACTGGAAGATCTCGTTGTCGCGACCGATGCGCGTATGCCCTTCGATGACCACATGCGGGCCGATCCGCGTTCCGTCACCGATCTCGACGTGCGGACCGATGATCGAATAAGGACCGACCTCGACGCCTGCGCCAAGCCGGGCCGCCGGATCGATGATGGCTGTCGGATGAATCATCACAGGGTCTTGAGCGCACACATGAGCTCGGCTTCGGCCGCCACCTCACCATCGACACGCGCCACGCCCTTGTATTTGTAGATGTTGCGCTTGTTGTTGGTGATCTCCACCTCCATCACGAGCTGGTCGCCCGGGGTGACCGGCCGCTTGAAGCGCACGTTGTCGATTCCGGCGAAATACACCACCTGATCCTCGTCCGGCATCATCCCCATGCTTTTGAACGACAGCACCGCCGCCGCCTGCGCCATGGCCTCGACGATCAGCACCCCCGGCATGACCGGATGATGCGGGAAGTGTCCCGGAAAGAACGGCTCGTTCATGGTGACGTTCTTGATGGCCACCACACGCTTGTTCTCCTCGAGCTCGACCACCCGGTCGACGAGCAGGAACGGATACCGGTGCGGCAGGTACTTGACGATTTCATTGATGTCCATGGTGCTCACGACTCGCTTTCTCCCTTATCAAGCCGTTGTTCGATGGTGCGAATGTCCTGGGCCATCGTATCGAGATGGCGCAGTCGCGAAAAGTTTTTCACCCAGTCGGCGTGGGTCTGCAGCGGCAGGTTGGCGGTATAGACGCCGGGCGAACGGATGGATTTGGTGACCAGGGTGCCCGCCGAGATCACCACATCGTCGCAGATGCTCAGGTGACCGATGATGCCCGCCTGCCCACCGACCATGCAGCGCTTGCCGATGCGCGTACTGCCCGCGATGCCGACACAGCCGGCGATGGCCGTGTCTTCGCCGATTTCGACGTTGTGCCCGATCTGGATCTGGTTGTCGAGCTTGACGCCGTCCGCGATGACGGTGTCGCTCATGGCGCCACGGTCGATGGTGGTGTTGGCACCGATCTCGACCTTGTTGCCGATGCGTACCGAGCCGATCTGCGGAAACTTGACCCACTGGCCATCGTCCGTGCGTGCAAAGCCGAAGCCGTCGGCGCCGATCACGGCGCCGGCGTGAATCAGGCAGTCAGTGCCGATGTGCACGCCGGCGTAGAGCGTCACGTTCGCCGCCAGGCGGGTCCGCGCCCCGATGTGCACGTCCCGACCAACGACGCAGCCGGGCCCGACCACCGCGTCTTCACCAATCACCGCGCCCACCTCGATCACCGCATTCGGTGCGACGTGGGCACCGGCATGGACGGCTCCGGCAACCACCGCCGAGGCCGCGACCCCCGGCGCATGGGCGACCGGCGGATTGAGCAGCGCCACGACGCGGGCAAAATACAGGTAGGGGTTTGGCGTGTGAATCGCAAGCAGGCCGGGCGGCACCTCGGTCGCCTCGTCCACGACGACGACCGAGGCGCGGGTCCGCGCCAGCTGCGCACGGTATTTCGGGTTGGCGAGGAAGCTCAGCTGCCCCTCGCCGGCCTGATCCAGTGGCGCCACGCCGACGATGGTCACATCGCCGCATGCAGACAAACGCCCGCCGAGGCGGGCGACGATCTGCTCGACGGGAAGGCCCATCAGGGCCTCCGGATTACTTGGCGCCGTCAAGTTCCTTGATCACCTTGTCAGTGATGTCGATCGCCGGGCTGGCGTAGACGGCCTCCTGGAAGATGATGTCGTACTTCTCGCGCTCGGCGATCGCCTTGACCGCCTTGTTGGCGCGATCGAGCACCGTCGCCAGCTCTTCGTTGCGGCGCTGGTTCAGATCCTCGCGAAACTCGCGCTGGCGACGCTGGAAGTCACGATTCAGGTCGCTGAATTCGCGTTCCTTCTTGCTGCGATCCGACGCGGACAAGGTCAGTCCGTTCTTCTCCAGGTCGGCCTTCATACCCTGGAGTTCCTTCGCCATGTTCTGCAATTCGCCGTCCCGCTTCGAGAATTCCTTCTCGAGGCGTTGCTGCGCCTGCACCGCAGGCGTCGACTCGCGCATGACGCGGTCGGAATTGACAAACCCGATACGGGAGTCCGCCATGACAGCGGGCGCCACCAGGCTCAGGGCGCAACCGACAATCAACGCGACACGGGAAAACTTCACTCGAACCTCCGACATCATGTCATCCACTCAGAACATCGTACCCAGCTGGAACTGGATGGTTTGCGTCTTGTCGTCCTTTTCCTTCTTCAGCGGCTTGGCCACGCTGAGCTTCAAAGGACCGATCGGCGAACTCCACGCAAAACCGATCCCCGCACTATACCGCAGGTCACCGAAGGAAAACTTCTGATCCGCGCCCCAGACCTGACCGGCATCCACGAAAGTCGACAACCGGAAGGTCTTGTCCCGCCCGGTGCCCGGGAACGGGAAGAAATACTCG
The nucleotide sequence above comes from Nitrogeniibacter mangrovi. Encoded proteins:
- the fabZ gene encoding 3-hydroxyacyl-ACP dehydratase FabZ, coding for MDINEIVKYLPHRYPFLLVDRVVELEENKRVVAIKNVTMNEPFFPGHFPHHPVMPGVLIVEAMAQAAAVLSFKSMGMMPDEDQVVYFAGIDNVRFKRPVTPGDQLVMEVEITNNKRNIYKYKGVARVDGEVAAEAELMCALKTL
- the lpxD gene encoding UDP-3-O-(3-hydroxymyristoyl)glucosamine N-acyltransferase yields the protein MGLPVEQIVARLGGRLSACGDVTIVGVAPLDQAGEGQLSFLANPKYRAQLARTRASVVVVDEATEVPPGLLAIHTPNPYLYFARVVALLNPPVAHAPGVAASAVVAGAVHAGAHVAPNAVIEVGAVIGEDAVVGPGCVVGRDVHIGARTRLAANVTLYAGVHIGTDCLIHAGAVIGADGFGFARTDDGQWVKFPQIGSVRIGNKVEIGANTTIDRGAMSDTVIADGVKLDNQIQIGHNVEIGEDTAIAGCVGIAGSTRIGKRCMVGGQAGIIGHLSICDDVVISAGTLVTKSIRSPGVYTANLPLQTHADWVKNFSRLRHLDTMAQDIRTIEQRLDKGESES
- a CDS encoding OmpH family outer membrane protein, whose protein sequence is MKFSRVALIVGCALSLVAPAVMADSRIGFVNSDRVMRESTPAVQAQQRLEKEFSKRDGELQNMAKELQGMKADLEKNGLTLSASDRSKKEREFSDLNRDFQRRQREFREDLNQRRNEELATVLDRANKAVKAIAEREKYDIIFQEAVYASPAIDITDKVIKELDGAK